A window of Juglans regia cultivar Chandler chromosome 7, Walnut 2.0, whole genome shotgun sequence contains these coding sequences:
- the LOC108990281 gene encoding uncharacterized protein LOC108990281 isoform X3, whose protein sequence is MATSMLSSTIVLEVLRNDNYPNWSACIKNYLLAQDLWDIFETTTKPPKLEDDAVEFKAWRKKNAAALHAIQISCGVEIQSQINDISSAKTVWDMLPKLVHQPPSKGASYNPVAEQGNALNILSNNVHEDGSMIAPYQKVEIGSSSNNPGRQNIINTWNADYYMGYAPLHKALQSGDWNSAKEFLKLQPNSLTAKITTLGKTALHLSVEAGHVHIVEALVEEMSEDDLEVQDNFGNTALLNATSTGQYKMVECMLRKNKKLVSMGRASPNGFHMLPVVWALSNGYIKIARYLYSLTPLEDLIPEKGRSGSTLCSEAIYTRALDIALDLIRRCPRLVLAPDNYSFSPLYALASAKYAFPSGHRLVFWKRWISSCIHIQLANGTTTNEVHLIIQKDVGCQSDAVKTNRLSSVRALLRRPFSKLIKLLDIEHLYEMKLVHEQSRQLLHQMCKEILISDVEGRHKGCVYQAIFRSIKEGVFEFVHDVVKANPDLLWSNDFNSRNIFSYAVLCRQPKIFSLIYGLDVKNNLAYDRDNSGNNILHMAGMPPVSIMLNRIPGAALQMQRELQWFKEVESIVHPKVKDAGNNDDMTSRELFTKNHKDLMKEGEIWMKDTATSCTVVAALILTIMFAAAFTVPGGNNDTGLPIFLNTKLFRLSIISDSLSLFSSASSVLMFLGILTSRYAEEDFFKSLPKKMIIGLSTPFFSIATMMIAFSAGLLLTLHEESWMVIPVISLASIPVTMFVLMQFPLLVDMYISTYGPGIFDRKMEQWL, encoded by the exons ATGGCTACAAGTATGCTCTCAAGCACAATTGTTCTTGAGGTTCTTAGAAATGACAATTACCCGAATTGGAGTGCTTGCATTAAAAACTATCTCTTGGCTCAAGATCTTTGGGATATTTTCGAAACAACGACAAAACCTCCAAAACTAGAAGATGATGCAGTGGAATTCAAAGcttggaggaagaagaatgCTGCAGCTTTGCATGCAATTCAGATTTCATGTGGGGTGGAAATACAGTCTCAGATCAATGATATCAGTTCTGCTAAAACTGTTTGGGATATGTTGCCTAAATTAGTGCACCAACCACCATCAAAAGGAGCTAGTTATAACCCAGTGGCTGAGCAGGGAAACGCGTTGAATATCCTATCCAACAATGTTCACGAGGATGGATCAATGATTGCACCTTATCAAAAGGTTGAAATAGGAAGCTCCTCAAACAACCCAg GGAggcaaaacataattaatactTGGAACGCGGACTACTATATGGGGTATGCGCCACTACACAAGGCTTTGCAAAGTGGTGATTGGAATTCTGCAAAAGAATTCCTTAAGCTCCAACCCAATTCATTGACCGCAAAAATTACTACTTTGGGCAAGACTGCTCTTCACTTGTCTGTTGAGGCGGGACATGTCCATATAGTGGAAGCGTTGGTGGAGGAAATGTCGGAAGATGACTTGGAAGTACAAGATAATTTCGGTAACACAGCTCTACTGAATGCAACATCTACTGGACAGTACAAGATGGTTGAGTGCATGCTTAGAAAGAACAAAAAGTTGGTCAGCATGGGAAGAGCTAGCCCCAATGGGTTCCATATGCTTCCAGTTGTTTGGGCTCTTTCAAATGGATATATAAAAATAGCTCGGTATCTTTATTCTCTCACTCCGCTTGAAGATCTAATTCCAGAAAAGGGCAGGAGCGGTTCAACACTTTGTAGCGAAGCTATATATACCAGAGCTTTAG ATATTGCTTTGGATCTAATCCGGCGCTGTCCACGTTTGGTTCTTGCTCCGGACAACTATAGCTTCAGCCCTTTATACGCATTGGCTTCTGCGAAGTACGCATTCCCAAGTGGACATCGTCTCGTGTTTTGGAAACGATGGATCTCCTCTT GTATACACATTCAATTGGCAAATGGTACGACTACCAATGAAGTTCATTTGATAATTCAAAAAGATGTGGGATGCCAAAGCGATGCAGTAAAAACTAACAGATTATCatcag TTCGAGCCCTGTTGCGCCGACCATTTTCAAAACTCATTAAACTTTTGG ATATCGAgcatttatatgaaatgaagttgGTCCATGAGCAATCCCGTCAACTTCTACATCAAATGTGCAAAGAAATCTTAATTTCAGATGTGGAAGGAAGGCATAAAGGTTGCGTTTATCAAGCCATTTTCCGTTCAATCAAAGAAGGGGTTTTTGAGTTTGTACACGATGTAGTGAAAGCGAATCCAGATCTTCTATGGAGCAATGATTTCAATTCAAGAAATATATTCTCATATGCTGTCCTATGCCGCCAACCTAAAATCTTTAGTCTTATATATGGACTAGATGTGAAGAACAACTTGGCATATGATAGAGATAACTCTGGCAACAATATATTACATATGGCAGGGATGCCACCAGTTTCCATTATGCTTAATCGCATACCAGGTGCAGCTTTACAAATGCAAAGAGAATTACAATGGTTTAAG GAGGTCGAGAGTATTGTCCATCCAAAGGTCAAGGACGCTGgaaataatgatgatatgacTTCACGAGAGTTGTTTACAAAAAACCACAAGGACTTAATGAAAGAGGGTGAGATATGGATGAAGGATACAGCAACTTCTTGCACAGTGGTAGCAGCTTTGATTCTTACTATCATGTTTGCTGCAGCCTTTACCGTTCCAGGGGGCAACAATGACACAGGCTTGCCAATATTCTTGAATACAAAATTGTTTAGGCTCTCTATAATATCTGATTCTCTATCACTATTTTCCTCTGCATCTTCTGTATTGATGTTCTTGGGAATCCTCACATCACGTTATGCAGAAGAAGACTTCTTTAAATCCTTGCCCAAAAAGATGATAATAGGCCTTTCCACTCCTTTCTTCTCCATTGCAACCATGATGATAGCCTTTTCTGCAGGTCTTTTACTTACATTACATGAAGAATCATGGATGGTTATTCCTGTCATATCTTTGGCTAGTATTCCTGTCACCATGTTTGTATTGATGCAATTCCCCCTTCTTGTAGACATGTATATTTCAACTTATGGACCCGGCATCTTTGATAGGAAAATGGAACAGTGGTTGTAA